Within Acidobacteriota bacterium, the genomic segment CCGCTTTGCTTTCCAGAAAAGAAAATCGCGGGCGAAAGCCCGCGATTTTCCGTTTTCCGGGATCCGCGTGTCAGGGGATCATGTTGAGGTCGCGGCCGACCTTGGTGAAAGCCGCGATGGCGTGATCCAGGTGGTGCATGTCGTGTGCCGCGGAAATCTGGACGCGGATGCGGTCCTTGCCGCGGGGGACCACCGGGAAGCTGAAGGCGATGACGTAGATGCCCTCGTCCAGCATCCGGTTGGCGAAGTCGACGGCCAGCTTGGAGCAGTCGGGGTACTTGCCGAACATGATGGGGGTGATGGGGTGGACGCCGGGGATGATATCGAAGCCGGCGGCCGTCATCTTTTCTCGGAAATAGAGGGTGTTACGTTCCAGCTTGTCCCGGAGTTCGGTGGTGGAGGAGAGCATGTCCATCACCTTGATGGTGGCCATGACCACGGACGGGGCCACGGTGTTGGAGAAGAGGTACGGGCGCGCCTTGTTGCGCATCCAGTCGATGATCTCCTTCCGGCCGGAGATGCAGCCGCCGGACGCCCCGCCGAGCGCCTTGCCGAAGGTGGTGGTGATGACGTCCACCCGGCCCATCACCCCGTTGTGCTCATGGGTGCCCCGGCCGGTCTTCCCCATGAAGCCGCTGGCGTGGGAGTCGTCCACCATGACCAGGGCGTCGTAGCGGTCGGCCAGGTCGCAGATGTCCTTGAGACTGGCCACGTCGCCGTCCATGGAAAAGGCGCCGTCGGTGGCGATCATCTTGAAGCGGCAGCCTTTCTCGTCCGCTTCCTTCAGGCAGCGTTCGAGCCCCTTGGCCATCTTGCCCGTGGCGGCGTCGAGTTCCTCCACGTCCCGCATGTCACTGTGTTTGTAAGCCCAGCGCTGCGCCTTGCAGAGGCGGACGCCGTCGATGATGGAGGCGTGGTTGAGGGCGTCGCTGATGATGGCGTCCTGCTCGCCCAGGAGCGGTTCGAAGACGGCCCCGTTGGCGTCGAAGCAGGAGGAGAAGAGGATGGTGTCGTCCAGGCCGAGGAAGTCCGACACCTTGCGTTCCAGGGTCTTGTGGATGTCCTGGGTGCCGCAGATGAAGCGGACGGAGGAGAGGCCGTAGCCGCGGTGGTCGATCCCCTCGTGGGCGGCCTTGATCAGCTCGGGGTGGGAGGAGAGGCCCAGGTAGTTGTTGGCGCAGAAGTTCAGGCACTTGCGCCCCTTGACGACGATTTCGGCGCCCTGGGGGCTCTCGATGACCCGCTCGTGCTTGTAGAGTTTCTGCTCTTCCAGTTTGCGGAGTTCCTCGGCGAGAAAATCCTTCATTTTTCCGTACATGTTTATCTCCTTGGAGTGGGTGTTCCGACCGGTCCCGAAGCGCGAAATTGTAACGCCTCTCCCCCGGGAACGCAACCGGTTTTCGCGAACGCGGAGGGTTGCAAAATAGACGTTCAACTCAAACTGAAGATGAATTGAACCACGAACCACACGAAAAATTAAGGAAAAGCGGCGCAGAAAAACGAATTTGCCGCATCGGGAGTGCGGCGCGGAGGTTTCCGGAGCGCCGCTTTGTCACATGCCGAAGAAAAGACGCGCAGGCTTCCGGAGCGCCGCTGTGAAGGGGATGCGCTCGGCCGGGGGGCCCGCGTTCGGATCGACTGCGCCGTGCTCTTAGACCGATCGTGATGAAGATGGGCGTTGAAGAACGAGACGAGGGTCACCCCCCCGACCCTGAAGGGGGCGAATGCGAATAGAACGAAACGAGGCACCCCCCGACCCCGGAGGGGTCGAATGTGAATAGAATGAGGGGAGAACCGATCACCCCGACCCCGGAGGGGTCGAATGTGCGGAGAGGAGATTCACGTTCGATCTCTCCGGGGTCGGGCGGAAGCGGTTCGTCCATCCTCAAGGAGACGGTCTTTCGCCGCTTCGGGAAATGCCGACGTCGGGGGCGTGCCCCGCCTGCGGGTTCGACCCGGTCCGCCGGCCCTGGCGTACCCCGGCGTTGCCGCCGGGCACGGCGCTGGGGAGCGAGTACCGGCTGGGGCGGGTGCTGGGGAAGGGGGGCTTCGGCATCACCTACGTGGTCTCGGACGTGAACCTGGAGCGCCGGGTGGCGGTGAAGGAGTTCTTCCCCCAGGCGCTGGCCGCGCGGGGGACGGACCAGACCACGGCGGTCGCCGTGGCCGAGGGGCGCTTCGGCAACTG encodes:
- a CDS encoding glycine C-acetyltransferase; its protein translation is MYGKMKDFLAEELRKLEEQKLYKHERVIESPQGAEIVVKGRKCLNFCANNYLGLSSHPELIKAAHEGIDHRGYGLSSVRFICGTQDIHKTLERKVSDFLGLDDTILFSSCFDANGAVFEPLLGEQDAIISDALNHASIIDGVRLCKAQRWAYKHSDMRDVEELDAATGKMAKGLERCLKEADEKGCRFKMIATDGAFSMDGDVASLKDICDLADRYDALVMVDDSHASGFMGKTGRGTHEHNGVMGRVDVITTTFGKALGGASGGCISGRKEIIDWMRNKARPYLFSNTVAPSVVMATIKVMDMLSSTTELRDKLERNTLYFREKMTAAGFDIIPGVHPITPIMFGKYPDCSKLAVDFANRMLDEGIYVIAFSFPVVPRGKDRIRVQISAAHDMHHLDHAIAAFTKVGRDLNMIP